The stretch of DNA AGATGAATAAGGTCGAAACAACCATTTGTAAAAACAACTTTTTTGCCGTTACTTTTCCATTGTTTTTTTAACGTAACAATTTCATCAAGGCTTTTTATTTTATTTTTAATTTTTTGAAAGCTGTCCATGTTTTGCATTTCTTTGAATAAAATAGAAAATCATAAAACTGATTCCTCCAACAAGGATAATCATAATCGTTTGTGAAGAATGGGCAATTAAAGCAAATAGTGAAGCGTCTTCATGTCCTATGTTAAAAACTTTAAGAGCTTTTTCTGCGGCAAAGTGATAGGTTCCAATTCCTCCCTGAACAGGCATGATAAATCCAAGGCTACCAATAGTTAGCACAAATAAGCCGGCAGCAGCATCTAAATGTGAAGTTGCTTCTATTGAGAAGAAAACAAGATAAGTCATGAGAAAATAGGTAACCCAAATGTAAACTGTATGGAAAATGAAAGCACCTCTTCTATCCATTTTTTTTATGGTTTTTATTCCTGACCAAAAGCCTGCAATCAATTCACGTATTTTAAGATACAAAGGATGTTGTTTGAAATTTCGTTTAGATTTTTTAATTAGAATTAATGTTGCAATAAAAGCTACAATAATAAATATTGCTAATCCAATGCTTGTGTAGCTAAAGAGATTTTCATATTGCTCTTTGTAATAGTGATAAGAATTATAAAGTATGTCTTTAATTTTGGAAAATTCTATTACAACTGCAATAAAAGTAAGTATTAATAATCCTATAAAATCTACTACTCTTTCGACCAAAACAGTTCCAAGCAATTTGTTGATAGGGAGTTTGTCGGTTCTGTTAAGAATTACACATTTTGTAACTTCACCCATTCGTGGTAATGCAAGATTTGCTAAATATCCAATCATCACTGCAACAAAGCTATTTAATGTTCTAATATTTTTCCCAAGTGGTTTTATAATAATTTTCCAACGCATTGCACGACTTAAATGTCCTGTTAAAGCAATACTTAGAGCAATTATTATCCATGAATAATTTGCAGTTTTTAATCCTTCAAGGATGTCTTCAACGGGTTGTTTGCGGTAAACAAGCCAAAATATTAAAACCCCGAAGGATAAAAATAGCAGGTATTTAAATACTTTCAGAAATAATTTCAATTTATAGTAGATTTATCAGGTTGAGGAATAATTATCTGGGGTTCAAAATCTTTGGCTTTTTCAACTTCAATTGAAGCATAGGAGACAATAATAACTATATCTCCAACCTTTCCTTTAAAAGCCGCAGGTCCATTTAATCCTATAACCCCGCTTCCTTTCATTCCTTTTATTACATAAGTTTCAAACCTTTCTCCGTTTTCGAGGTTTAGTACTTGTACTTTCTCGTTAGGAATAATTCCAACTTTTTCAATTAAATCTTCATCAATTGTAATGCTTCCTATATAATTCAAATCGGCTTCGGTAACTTTTACTCGGTGTATTTTTGATTTTAAAACTTCAATAAACATGGTAATTTATTTTATAATTATATTGTCAATCAATCTTATTTTGCCTATTCTAACTGCGGTGCAAATAACGATATTTTTTGTTTGATTTACAGATTTTACTTGTGTAAATTTTTCAGCATCCATTATTTCAAAATATTCAAACTCAATAAAATCATTTTTTTCTAAATAGTTTTTTGCTAATATTTTTATTTCATCAACGAATTTATAGTTGAGTAATTTTTCTGCCTTTTTTAAGCTTTCGTAAATCTGTGGTGCTATTTTTCTCTCAGCGATTTTTAACAATCTGTTTCTTGAACTCATTGCAAGTCCATCTTTGTCTCTTACAATTGGACAGCTAACAATTTCAATGTTAAAATTCATCTTCTCAACTAATCGTTTTATAACAAGTAATTGCTGAAAATCTTTTTGTCCAAAATAGGCTCTATGTGGAGCTATGCAGTCAAAAAGTGTTTTTACAATAGTAACTACTCCATCAAAATGTCCCGGGCGATGCTTTCCTTCAAGTTTATCATCCAATCCACTAAGGTCAATTTTTACTAAATCAATATTTCCTTTAGGATAAATTTCATTTTTCTTTGGGACAAAAACAATATCACATCCTACTTTTTCCAGCATTTTAATGTCCTCATCTACTGTTCTTGGATATTTATTGAAATCTTTTTTTTCATTAAATTGGGCAGGATTTACAAAAATACTTGCAATTGTAATATCATTTTCACTTTTGCATTTTTCAATTAATGAAATATGTCCTGCATGTAATGCCCCCATTGTAGGAACAAAACCGGTAACTTTCCCATTTTCTTTCAGTAATTTTACTGTTTCCTGAATCTCAATTTTGTTTTTTATAACCTTAATCAAAGCCTATGGTTTTAATAGTGGAATATAATTTTACTTCAAAACTATAATGAATTACATTAATTACATTATTTTTTATTAAATTTGTGCCATTGAAAAATAACCTTGTATAAAACAGGGAGTTACATTAATTTAAAAAATACCAATGGCAAAGAAAAAAATTCTATTAGTTAGCCATGAAATGGCACCATTTACTGATTTATCTGAAATGTCGGAATTTGTTAAAGGTTTAGCAATTCAATTGAAAAAAAACAGTGCGGAAGTAAGGATTTTTCTGCCCAAATTAGGCACAATTAAAGAAAGAAAACATAGATTACATGAGGTTATTAGGTTATCCGGTTTAAATATAATAATAGGTAGAGATAACAATCCAATGATTATAAAAGTTGCTTCTTTGCAATCTGCAAAAGTTCAAGTATATTTCCTTGATAATGATGATTTTTATAAACGCAAATTTTTTATGAAAAATAAAACAGGTAAATACTATGATGATAATGACAAAAGAATCATCTTTTTTAATAAAGGAGTTCTTGAATTATTAGATAAGCTTGGATGGATACCTGATGTAATTCATTGTGAAGGTTGGATGAGTAGTTTAATTCCATATTATGCAAGAACAGTATTTAAAAATGAACCTGCTTTAAAAAACATAAAAATTTTATATTCTATAAAGAATAACAAAACAAATCAACAGTTAGGTGAAGGTTTTGAGAAACTTGCTCATATTGATACTTCAAAGGATAAAAACTTGAAATTTCTGACTAATCCAAAAATATCAGAACTTTATAAAGTTGGCTTGAATTATGCGGATGAGATTTTGGTTAATCCGGAAAATGAAACAAAAGAGATTAATGAATTCATAAAAAAATCAGGCAAAAAAGTATTTGACACCAGTAAACTAAAAGAGAATGAGATTTTTGAAAAATATACAGACTTTATTATTAAATAATCTTAAACACCTTACATCTTTTGCATTAGCATCATTATTTCTTTTTGTCATTTCTTGTGATGACCCTGATTTATATGAACTTACTTCCCCAAAAGGGAATAATTTATTTGATTATAATTATACTGATACAACAACTGTAAAATTAAAAACAATTCGTGAAGATTCTATACGTTCCGATGAATTTACTAAAGACCTTATCGGTGCTTATTCAGATGCAATTATTGGGAAAGTAAAAGCATCTGTTTTTGCTAATTTGAGACTTCCAAATACTGAAGTTAACTGGGGAGATTCTCCTGAATTTGATTCTATTATCATTAATATTAAATATTCAGCTAAGGATGATTATTTTGGAAATATCAATGATGAAGTTACCTTTAATGTGTATGAAGTTACAGATAGTATTTTCCAAGATAGTATATATTATTCTAATACAAATATTAAATATAATTCTCTTAAAATAGGTAGCTTTAATGGAAAGCTAAACCCAACGGATTCAACTTCAATTTCATTTGCTTTATCACAGGATTTTGGAAAAAAGATTTTTAATGCTTCTAAAGATATTCTTTCAGACAATGAACTTTTTTCTGAATTTTTGAATGGAATTGCAATAATACCTGAATATCCTGTAAGCGATGGAGGTTCGATTGTTTATTTTTTATTAAATGATGATTCTTCAAATATTACTGTTTATTACAATGATTCATTAAATTATAAATTTCAGTTCAACAATTATTCAGCAAGGATAAGCAAGTTTGAACATGATTATGCAGGAACAGATATTGAAACTCAACTACAAAACCCACAAAGTTTTTATGATGAAGTATATTTACAACCATTGTCAGGAGTAAAGCTTCAAGTAGATTTGCCATATTTGAAAAATCTAATTGACTCAGGGATGGTAGTAATTCATAAAGCTGAATTGATTTTTAATGTTTCAGCAGGATATTCCTATAATGAAAATCTGTCAAACTCCTTATTATTTCTTGGTGTGGATGATGAAAATAATTATACAACAATTCCCGATAGGTTAGAAGATCATTACGGAGGTTATTTACAAGATGAAAATCATTATTCTTTTGTGATAACAAGGTACGTTCAGCAATTATTAAAATTATATCAGGATGATCCGAATTATTTTCAGGATTATACTTTAAACCTGATTGTTCCATCAGACAATCCGATTTCTGCAAATCCTGTAGTAATCAGACAATTTAACAGTCAGGGAAATCAGGATGTGAAGCTTAAGATTTCTTTTACAAAACTTTAATAAAAGATTTTATTGTTATTTGATTTTTATTTTAGAAATTTGAACTATTATTTTTATTATTTTTAAATATCAAATACAAGTTTTTATCTATCTTTAATTAGGAAATAATTATTATAAATTATGTGTGGAATAGTAGCGTATATTGGAAACAAAGAAGTTTCTCCAATTTTATTGAAAGGACTACAACGCCTTGAATACAGAGGATATGACAGTGCAGGGATTGCAATATTGAACGACAATCTGAATATATATAAAGTTGCTGGAAAAGTTGATGACCTTAGAGAATATATTGAAACAAAAGACACAAAAGGTACAATTGGCATCGGTCATACACGATGGGCAACACATGGTGAGCCTAATCAAATAAATGCTCATCCACATTTCTCAGAGAGTAAGGACCTTGCTTTGATTCATAATGGAATTATTGAAAATTATGATACTATAAAAACAGAGCTTATCAATAGAGGGCATAAATTTGTTGGGGAAACGGATACAGAGGTATTAGTTCATCTTATTGATAACATCAAAAAAAATGAAAATGTTTCACTTGATGAGGCAGTTAGATATGCACTAACGAAAGTTGTAGGTGCTTATGCAATAGTTGTTATCTCAAAATCTGACCCTGATATGTTGGTTGCTGCCAGAAAAGGAAGTCCACTTGTTTTAGGACTTGGAGAAAATGAATTTTTTTTAGCTTCAGATGCTACACCAATTATTGACCATACCAGAAATGTGATTTATATAAAAGAGAATGAAATTGCAATACTTACTCGTACTGGATACACAATAAAAACTCTTGAAAACGAAATACAAACACCTTACATTCAGGAGCTTAATGTGAGCTTGGAAGCTTTGGAAAAAGAAGGATATGAACATTTTATGCTCAAAGAAATTAATGAGCAACCAACTTCTGTTCGTGATAGTTTTAGAGGAAGGCTCAAAGCTAGTGAAGGTATTATAAAATTAGGTGGGATTTCAGATTATTTAAATCAATTAAAAAATATAAAACGTGTTGTTATTACGGCATGTGGTACATCATGGCATGCAGGTTTAATTGGTGAATATCTCATTGAAGAGTTAGTACGTATTCCTGTTGAAGTGGAATATGGCTCGGAATTCAGATATCGTGAACCTGTTTTATTTGAAGATGATTTGCTTTTAGCAATATCTCAATCGGGAGAAACTGCCGATACTCTTGCTGCAATTCAATTAGCAAAACAAAAAATACCTACTGTTTTTGGAATTTGTAATGTTGTAGGTTCATCTATTTCTAGAGAAACAGATGCAGGTGTTTACACTCATGCAGGTCCCGAAATTGGAGTTGCTTCTACCAAAGCTTTTACAACTCAAATTACTGTATTGGCACTAGTTGCTTTGCAATGGGCAAATCAAAGAGGAACAATTACAGCTTCTCGCTACAGGGAATTAATTAATGAAATGGAAACAATTCCTGAGAAAATTAAAGAAATTTTAAAAATTGATAAAGAAATTGAAAAGATAGCCGAAAAATTTAAGAACGTTAAAAATTTCCTTTATCTAGGGCGTGGTTATAATTTCCCTGTTGCTCTTGAAGGTGCACTGAAATTAAAAGAAATTTCATACATTCATGCCGAAGGTTATCCTGCTGCTGAAATGAAACATGGACCTATTGCTCTTATTGATGAGGAAATGCCGGTTGTTGTTATAGCAACAAACAAAAAACACTACGAAAAAATTGTTTCAAATATTCAAGAAGTAAAAGCACGTAAAGGAGTAATAATAGCTATTGTGAGAAAAGGAGATAAGGTAATAAGTAAACTTGCTGATTATATTATTGAAGTTCCTGAAACAGAAGAAATATTTTCATCTATGCTATCTGTAGTCCCGTTGCAATTACTTGCATATCATATTGCTGTAATGCGCGGATGTAATGTTGATCAGCCAAGAAATCTTGCAAAATCAGTTACTGTGGAATAGGAGTAAGCGGTAAAGTTAAAATTTGCACAACATTATTTTTTTTTGCTGATATTTTCACGCAAAGACATTGTTTATTTGGTAATTTGTTTATATTTTCACGCAAAGACACAAAGGAAATAAAAAACGTTATTCAACTGCTGACTGAGGATTGTTTTTGACTGCCGACTTGTTGATTTGAAAGCTTCACCATATCGTCATTGCGAAGGAGGTATCCCGCATTTGCGGGAAAGCAATCTGATGAGTAGAAGTAATTTCACACAAAGGAAAATGTAATTTAAAAATTTTAACTTTATATTTTATAAACTCATCCCTGCCTTCTCTAAAAATAAAGAAGGAGTAAGCGGTAAAGTTAAAATTTTCACTGTTGGTATTAGTTGTTTTTACAGAAATGATTTTTCAAAAATTATTGTTGAAATATGTACGAATGTATCATCTCTCTTTGCTTGCAGAGAGAGACAGGAGAGAGAGTCAAAGGAAGTTGCTATGAAAATAAATGTTCAATTTCAACTTATTATTTTTTAGCGATTCCATAATTTAATTTTTTTGTTTTTTATTATCTCTTTTATGTTTTTCCCGTTTGAGGAGAAAGTTAGAGATAAAAACTCAAATCCTTATACTGAAGGTTTTTATTTGTAGCACTTGCTTGTATAAATTCTAAGTGAGGTAGTCAATATCTGAAAAATCTATGAGGGTAAATAATTGCAAAAGATACGGTTTAGTATAAACTGTTAATCCAAATTCTGTATCTTTGTACGAAATATTTTATACTCTATTCTTTATATTTAAAATTAAAAAAATATGAAAAAATTGTTGAGATTGATGATTCCAAAGTCAATTCGTAATGAAATTAAAAATTATTTTCTTCATCTAATTAATACTAATGGTGCGTTATCACAAATTAATGCTATTGAAGTTAGTAATCAAAATATTAAAAAAAAAATAAATAGCCAGAATGTCCTTTTAAGTAGTCATTTACCCGATATTTTAATTAAAAATGATGAGGTTGAAAATAAATTGAAATCTTTTAAAGAACAGTATAAAATATCAGATAAGTTAAATACTAATATTTCTAAAAATGATGTAATGTTTCATTACTCATTATTCCATCTTGAAAATATGAGTAATAGTTATTATGATTATTTGATGAATGGATTAAATGCTTTTAATCTTGTAAACAAACTAATTGAGCATAAATTCGGAAATATTTCCAATATTAACTCATTCTTAGATTTTGCCTCAGGTTATGGTAGGCTTTGCCGTTTTTTAGTTTTAAAATTAGACCCGAAAAAAGTTTGGGTGTCTGATATTAAAACCAAATCAATTGTATTTCAGCAAAAAGAATTTGGTGTTAATGGAGTAGAATCATCATTTAATCCGAATGATTTTAAACCAAAACAAAAGTTTGATTTTATTTATGTAGGATCACTTTTTACTCATCTTCCTGATGACGTTTTTTATCAATGGTTACAAACACTTTATAATTTACTTACAGATAAAGGAGTTCTTGCATTTACTATTCATGATGTAAGTTTGTTTAACGGTGAAATTCCAGAAGGATTTCTTTATTCTTCAACTAGTGAAGATGCTATGTTTACTGAAATTGATGATAGCCTTAAAGATTCTGAACCTTATGGTGTATGTTATGCATCAGAGCAATATGTTCAGAATCAAATCCTTAAATTAGGACTAAAAAAGCAAAACTATTTGAGATATAAAAAAGCTCTTGCTAATTTACAAGATTTATATGTTGTTACTAAGGAAAGAGATGCATTTGACAACAGCCTTGATTTTACTAATTTTCCTTAATGAGTATCATTTATTTTTGTGCCAACTAATTGATTTGAACAAGCTAATTGCTTAGTTGCAAATGAACTTAGTTTTGTTACAAAATCCTTGTCTAAATAAGATAGTGGTGAATCTATTAAATCCGATACTTTTAATGTTTTGAAATATTCTGCTTCTTTATTTGGCAAGCCATCAATGTAGGCATTTAAAAACCAGCTTAGTAACCAAATTGGCAAGCCCGATTTGGGAACATTAATTTCTGATATTTTGATATTTTTTGAAAACAAATGTTTTAAACCCTCTGATGTCATATTGTAATAATGATTGGGATAAGCATGAAAAGGTTGTAAAAATGGTGCAACAATATATATTTCTCCATTAGGTTTTAAAACTCTTTCTATTTCTTTTACATATTCAATAGGATTGGTTACATGTTCTATTACTGAAAGCGAAAAAACAGCATCAAAAGAAGATGATAAAAACGGTAACTTTTCTCCTATTCCACGTACATCTGTTGTAATGTAATCTTCTATTTCAAAATTAATTACATTGTCATAATAAATATTTCTAAGACCTGCACCGTTGTCAAGTATCAAACCGTCTTTATATTTTTCTATGAAATTTATAGCCTTTTCATCATAAGCATGAGATGAAATATTTTCTTCTAACGAAATGTTGTCATCAATTTCAACAATGTTTTCTCTTTCTTTTAATTTGTGATGTAAAAAGTTATAGTTTTTTATACTACTATCGTACTGAGCATTACAACTTTTACAATAAATGTAATCTTTCGTATAATCCAATTTATTTGAATCACAAAGAGGACATTTTAATATTGACTTAATATTTTCAAGTTTGTTTTGTTTTTTTTCATAAAACTTTATTCTAATATTTTCAAGATTCGGTAATTCTATTTCAAATCGTTTTGCTTTTTTACCAATACTGAACTCAATAAAGTAATTTTTTGACAAAAGAGATTCTGAAAATTTAACATTGGAATAGAAACCTGTTGCAGTTAATTTTGGATACTGCTTTTTTACATCAGGTCTTTCTTGTATCAGTAATGGAATAAGCACTTTACCCTCAGAATTAATAAGGTTTACATTGTTTATTTTATATTTACTTTTATAAGCAATCCAACCTTGTATTGTAAACAAAGGAATTTGTAGAATTTGATTTTTAATGGGTTTATCTAAATGAAAAATAATATTCATAATTTGTTATTTTTGTTTCGAAAATTTAAAAATTTTTTTTCAGAGATAATTATTTTACCTACTAAACATTCAATTGAAAGTCTGTAACATCCTTACTTAAATTCGGGCTGTAACAAGGGTCAAAATCAATATATTTTTGCCATTTTGCTTTGAATATTGCTATTTCAGTATTATGTCTTTTTTCAGATTCTATTGTTGCCTTAGGATGACCTCTTGAAAGTGATTCGTAATGATATAAATTTATATGTGGTAGATAAACATTGTAATATCCTTTGTCTAAAAGCTTAAGACAAAAATCAGTATCATTAAATTCTACCTGCAAATCTTCATCAAAACCACCTACATCATAATAAACGGATTTTTTAACCATTAGGCATGCAGCGGTTAATGCCGAATAATTATTAATTGATTTTATATAATTAAAATAACCATTGTCATCTTTATGTTTTCCAATAAAAGTATGTCCTGCAACATCTCCCAAGCCAATAACTACTCCTGCGTGTTGAATTGTGTCATTTGGGAAAAGCAATTTTGCACCAACAGCTCCAATAGAATCACGTTGAACTTGTTCTACCATAGCTTCTATCCAATCTTTTGTTATCACTTCCGTATCATTATTAAGAAGCAAAATATAATCACCGCTAGCTTTTGACACACCAAAATTCATGAGTTTTGAAAAATTAAATGCATCATTATTATCATAACAATTGAACTTTCCGTTTTGTTGTTTTTTATACTTCTTTGTTAAATCAAAAAATTTCTTTTCAGTACTGTTGTTGTTTATTACAATTATTTCATAATTATCGTAAGTTGATTTTGTAATAATTGAGGAAATACATTTGTTAAGAATATCACTTTTGTTTTTTGAAGGAATAATTATGCTAACTTTCTTTTTATTTTTAATTTTATAACGAATGTTATAAATACCCGGCAAACCTTGAATTAATTTTACGTTTGCTTTTTCTTTTCTTCTTTCTAAAGCATCTTTAATAGCTTTTTCTGCAGCAATAAATGCTTTAGGTTTTGCATCAAATCTTTCTGAAACAGAGTCTCTATGTTTTCTCCAATGATATAATATTCTGGCAATATGTTTTATTTTTTGACTTTTTTCTGTAAATCTTAATAATAAATCATAATCTTGACTTCCTTCAAATCCAATTCGGAAATGACCAATTTTGTCAACAATCTTTTTTCTAAGAACAACAAAATGATTTATATAATTACGAGATAAAAAACTATCAGGACACCAATCCGGTTTAAAATGTGGTTCAGATAAGTTAGAAGAACTGTCAATTTTATCTTCATCAGAATATATCAAGTCAACATTCTTATCTTTATTTATTTCTTTAACTACATGGTATAACGCATCTCTTGTAAGTAAATCGTCATGGTCAAGAAAAGCAATAAATTCACCCGAAGCAAGTTCCATTGCTGAGTTTGAGCATTCTGAGATATTCCCATTCTTTGCTCTGAAAGTAAATTTTATTCTTCTGTCTTTTAATGCAAACTTTTCAATTGTTTTTCTAATCTCAGGGTTTACTGATTTGTCATCAGCAATGCATAGTTCCCAATTTGGATAGATTTGATCAATTACTGATAGAAGTGTTTTTTGAAATAATTCAACGTCAGGATCAAATACGGGTAAAATAATACTTATTGCCGGTTGAAATTTAAAATAACTAATATTCCCTTTAAATTCTTTAAAATCTATTTCCCTTGGTGCATTATTATTTAGCCACAATTTATAAGGATCTTTTTCAGTTGTTTCAGACAAAACATTTCCTATTACAATTGTAACAGGTTTTTCTTCCAGTAAGAGATATAAATTTTTAAAAATTTTTAAAAAGAACTTCCTAATTATTTTTTTGCCTGATGAAGACATCAAAAATCGGATTTTACGAAAAAATTTCATATCCTCTTCACGAACATACCTTGTGGAAAACAGAACATATTTTATTTTAAAATAAATATTTCGAACTTTCCAGAATTTGCTGTTTTCCATTTCAGCAATCCTATCTTCATTATATTTAATTGTTTGCAAAAGTGATTGAATATATTTTTTTAAATATTTTGCATCCTGTTTTAATGACCCAATTTGTTTCTTTAGCTCATTTGTTTTTGTCTTATTTATTGAAAGCTTTTTTTTCATATTCTCATATACAATTCACTCAATTAATCATTTCTCTCAGAATAAATAATACTTTTAGTTTAAGAAGTAGCATTTTAAAAATATCTATTGTTGTATTTATAGTTTCAAATATAGTATTAATTTAAAGGTTATATGTCAAATACTGTGGGTAATCAAATTTGCCACAGACTTCGTCTGTCGAAGACATGCTAAAAGTAAAGACTACGTCTGTCAAAGACAGATTCACAGATTACAAAATTACTCTTTTTGTAATTAATAAATTTTCGCCAAATCCCGATATATCTGAACTAAAGGACATATCTTATTAGAATATTGCATATAAATTAATTTTAATCTGCGAATCTGTGGCTTTAATATTTTTTCATTCACACAAATCAACATAGAACCTAATTAGTGTTTCTTAGAAAACTCTACAAAATTAAAAATGTTTCTTTTTGCGATATTTTTATTTTTCTCAAATCACTGATGCAAAGGCATCAGTTCATTTCCAAAAAGTAAAAATCTCATCAAAAATAATTCATTTTATAAAAATAGATAGTTTTCTAAGAGGCACTAATTAAATTGTGCATTATAAAATTCCCCAACTTCTTGTACTGTTCCGTCAAATACAATTTTGCCATTTTCAATACATACTGCTCTTGTACAAACTTTGGCTATTTCGCTATGGAAATGAGAAACAAAAATTATTGTGCTACCCGAATTTCTAATTTCATTAATTCGTGCATAACATTTATTTTGAAAACCAATATCACCAACCGTAAGTACCTCATCAATAAATAAAATTTCGGGGTCGGTAGCTACTGCTATCGAAAAAGCAAGTCTTGCCATCATTCCTGTTGAATAACGTTTTACCTGCATTGAAATATCTTTTTTTGATAACTCTGAAAAGTCAATAATCTTGTTTATTGATGATTGAATTTCTTTTCTTGATAATCCAAGTATTGTTCCTCCCAACCAAATATTTTCAGCACCTGTCATTTCTGCTTCCAAACCAACACCAAGTGCCAGCATTGGTGCAATCCTACCTTTTACTTTTACGCTTCCTTTTTCGGCTTTAATAATTCCAGCAAGTACTCTTAATAAAGTGCTTTTACCGGAGCCGTTTCTACCCATTAATCCAACACATTCTCCTTTTTGAATTTCGATGTTAACTCCTTTTAAAACCTGTTTTTTTTCAAACATTTTGTGTCTTCCAAAAGATAGCAAATATTCTTTAATACTATTTATTCCCTGTGGTTGAATTAAGTAACTAAATTCTAAATCCTTTGCTTCAATTATAATATTTTGTTTTGATTCTGTCAAAAATGTTGTTTTTAATAATTTGATATAAAACCTTTTTCTAATTTTTTAAAAATAATAATCCCTGTACCGAGAAAGCTAATCGTTAATAATAAACTAGTAATAACATAATAAGTAGAAGGTGCTGTATTTAAATATAGTACGTCTCTTATGTTTTCAAAATAATGAAATAATGGATTAAGTTTTAATATCCATCTTGTTTCTTCGGGAAGCATTTTTACAGAATATGCAATAGGTGTAAAATAGAAAAAAGCAGGAAGTAACGAATTCCAGAACATTCCAATATCACGAAAAAAGACATTTAATGAACACATTATCAGCGAAAAGCCAAATGTAAATAAAGCAAGGTTAAGCAATACCGGAAAAATCCAAAGTGTATTAAAACTTACTTTAAAACCAAAAAAATACATTAAAATTATAAAGGGAATAAACGAAAGTAATAAGTTAATAAGTGAAGCAACCAATGAGGAAATAGGGAAAATTATAGGTGGAATATTTACTGATTTTAAAATCCCTGCACTTTCAAGTACCGAACCAATAATTTGAATTGTTGTACTTGAAAAAAAAATCCAGAATATTAATCCTGTTAAAGCATACAAGGGATAATTTTCAATATCTGAAAAAACATTACTAAAAACAGTAACAAAAATCATTAGAAAAATAAGAGGACTAAGTAAACTCCAAAAAAATCCCAAAATAGAATTTTTATACCTGACTTTAACATTTTTATATGCCAGTGTCAGAATAAGATTTATATAACTTTTTGAATAATTTTGTTGCGTTTCTGAGAGCATTAATTCATTAATGAGTTTAAATAACAAATTTAAAAAGAACAAATTTAACGACTATTTTCTTTTTAAGAAAATTTATGTTTCAGAAAAATGATAACTTTTGTACATTATTTGAAGAAAACATTGGCTTAA from Bacteroidota bacterium encodes:
- a CDS encoding lysylphosphatidylglycerol synthase transmembrane domain-containing protein: MKLFLKVFKYLLFLSFGVLIFWLVYRKQPVEDILEGLKTANYSWIIIALSIALTGHLSRAMRWKIIIKPLGKNIRTLNSFVAVMIGYLANLALPRMGEVTKCVILNRTDKLPINKLLGTVLVERVVDFIGLLILTFIAVVIEFSKIKDILYNSYHYYKEQYENLFSYTSIGLAIFIIVAFIATLILIKKSKRNFKQHPLYLKIRELIAGFWSGIKTIKKMDRRGAFIFHTVYIWVTYFLMTYLVFFSIEATSHLDAAAGLFVLTIGSLGFIMPVQGGIGTYHFAAEKALKVFNIGHEDASLFALIAHSSQTIMIILVGGISFMIFYFIQRNAKHGQLSKN
- the panD gene encoding aspartate 1-decarboxylase, with the protein product MFIEVLKSKIHRVKVTEADLNYIGSITIDEDLIEKVGIIPNEKVQVLNLENGERFETYVIKGMKGSGVIGLNGPAAFKGKVGDIVIIVSYASIEVEKAKDFEPQIIIPQPDKSTIN
- the panC gene encoding pantoate--beta-alanine ligase produces the protein MIKVIKNKIEIQETVKLLKENGKVTGFVPTMGALHAGHISLIEKCKSENDITIASIFVNPAQFNEKKDFNKYPRTVDEDIKMLEKVGCDIVFVPKKNEIYPKGNIDLVKIDLSGLDDKLEGKHRPGHFDGVVTIVKTLFDCIAPHRAYFGQKDFQQLLVIKRLVEKMNFNIEIVSCPIVRDKDGLAMSSRNRLLKIAERKIAPQIYESLKKAEKLLNYKFVDEIKILAKNYLEKNDFIEFEYFEIMDAEKFTQVKSVNQTKNIVICTAVRIGKIRLIDNIIIK
- a CDS encoding glycogen/starch synthase yields the protein MAKKKILLVSHEMAPFTDLSEMSEFVKGLAIQLKKNSAEVRIFLPKLGTIKERKHRLHEVIRLSGLNIIIGRDNNPMIIKVASLQSAKVQVYFLDNDDFYKRKFFMKNKTGKYYDDNDKRIIFFNKGVLELLDKLGWIPDVIHCEGWMSSLIPYYARTVFKNEPALKNIKILYSIKNNKTNQQLGEGFEKLAHIDTSKDKNLKFLTNPKISELYKVGLNYADEILVNPENETKEINEFIKKSGKKVFDTSKLKENEIFEKYTDFIIK
- a CDS encoding DUF4270 family protein, whose amino-acid sequence is MRFLKNIQTLLLNNLKHLTSFALASLFLFVISCDDPDLYELTSPKGNNLFDYNYTDTTTVKLKTIREDSIRSDEFTKDLIGAYSDAIIGKVKASVFANLRLPNTEVNWGDSPEFDSIIINIKYSAKDDYFGNINDEVTFNVYEVTDSIFQDSIYYSNTNIKYNSLKIGSFNGKLNPTDSTSISFALSQDFGKKIFNASKDILSDNELFSEFLNGIAIIPEYPVSDGGSIVYFLLNDDSSNITVYYNDSLNYKFQFNNYSARISKFEHDYAGTDIETQLQNPQSFYDEVYLQPLSGVKLQVDLPYLKNLIDSGMVVIHKAELIFNVSAGYSYNENLSNSLLFLGVDDENNYTTIPDRLEDHYGGYLQDENHYSFVITRYVQQLLKLYQDDPNYFQDYTLNLIVPSDNPISANPVVIRQFNSQGNQDVKLKISFTKL